Within Vannielia litorea, the genomic segment CGACCCGATGTCCGCCAGCCGCCAGCAGCAGGTGCGCCGCAATGCCTCGAGCTTCTCCTCGCAGGACTGGCGCAATCACTTCAGCGAACTGGGCAAGGCCTCGATCGTCTGCGACACGATCAGCCGCGCGCTGCACTTCTGGTCGGGCGACGGCTCGGTCTACAAGGTCTACCCGACCTCGGTGCCGATGACCGACGACCTCAAGCGCACCGGCTACACCGAGGTGGTGCGCAAGAAGGTTGGCCCGGACTGGACGCCGACTCCCTCGATGATGAAGCGCGACCCCAGCCTGCACTACATGCCGCCGGGCCCCGACAACCCGCTGGGCACCCACGCGATGTATCTCGGCTGGCCCGCCTACCTGATCCACGGCACCCACGACACCCGCAAGATCGGCCGCCGGTCGTCCTCGGGCTGCATCGGCACTTACAACGAGCTGATCGCGGAGCTCTTCGAGCTGACCCCGATCGGCGCCCAGGTGCGGGTCATCTGACGGCGCTCCGGCGCCATTGAACTCGGACGCTGGTCATGGAATGAGGCGAGGCATGGATGAAACCGGCCTCGCCTTTTCCGTTCACGCGCCGCGTGACGTGATCGCCCTTCGGGAGCTCTACCGCGACGTGGAGATCGGCGCCTTTGCCGACGAGCGCGGACTGGTGCAGAAGCTCTGCTTCGAGGTCCATGCCGAGGTGACCGGCGAGCCCGCCGGCGACGATGTGGACAGGGTGGTGAGCTACGACACGCTGATCGGCGCGGTCGATGCCTCGCTGGCCGAGGGCCGGGTCGATCTGCTGGAAACGCTGGTCGACCGGATCGCCGCGCGGGTCTTCTCGGAGCCGAGGGTCGCCCGCATGGCGGTGCGGATCGACAAGCTGGAGCGCGGCGCCTTCGTGCTGGGCGTCGAGGCGCTCAGGGTGAGGGGCGAGGTGGAGCCTGTGGCGCTGCCGGCCGCCGTGCCCGAAGTCTGCCTGATGGTGCTGGGCTCCGCCGTGCCGCCTGCCGAGGGGCCCGTGCTCTACGTGGTGACCCCCGGATATGTGCCGAAGGCGCGGGGCGAGGAGGCGAAGGGCCGGGTGATGCTGCTGGCGATGGAGCAGGCCGCCTGGATCGCGGCGGAGGCGGTGGAAGGCGCGCGCGTGGTCGCGTCGCGCACCGAGATAGGCTTTTGCGCGGCCCAGGGGATCCCGGCCTTCTGGGCGCCGTCCCGGCTGGTGCTGGCCGCCGTGGAGCCGCCGGAGCCGCGCCCCGAGGCGCTCGCGGACTGGATTGCCCGGGAACTGGCGAAATGAGGTATGTCCGCCCGCTGGTGCAGGTGGACCCGGCCCGTCCCGAGGGCGCGGTGACGTTGGCGGGCGGCTGGTGCTGGTTCGACCGGGTCGAGGTGCTCTCGCGCGAGGCCCCGCCGGCCGTGCTGCCGGTGCAGGCGCTGACGGCGCAGGAGCTGGCCCCGCTCACCGCCCCCCGCGCGCCGGTGGCGGGGCTGTCGATGGATGCGCCCCGCGTGATGGCCATTCTGAACCTCACGCCCGACAGCTTTTCGGACGGGGGCAGCCACTTCGGGCGCGAGGTGGAAGACGGCCTGGCGCTGGCCGCGGAGGCCGACCTGCTCGACATCGGCGGAGAGAGCACACGCCCGGGGGCCGAGGAAGTTTCGATAGAAGAAGAGACCCGCCGGGTGGTGCCGGTGATTGCGGCGCTGCGGGAGTCGGGCTGCGGCACGCCGATCTCCGTCGATACCCGCAAGGGCGAGGTCGCGCGCACTGCCCTCTCTGCGGGCGCGGACATGATCAACGATGTGTCGGCCATGCTGTTCGACCCCGGGATCGCTCGGGTGACGGCGGAGGCGGGCGTGCCGATCTGCCTGATGCATGCCCAGGGCCGCCCCGAGACCATGCAGGACGACCCGCGCTATACCGACGTGCTGCTCGACGTCTATGACCACCTTGCCGCCCGCGTGGCGGCGGCGGAGGCGGCGGGGATCGACCGCGCCCGGATCGTGGTGGACCCGGGCATCGGCTTCGGCAAGCGGCTGGAGCACAACCTCGCGCTGCTCGGGCGGCTCTCGCTCTTTCACGGGCTGGGGTGCCCGGTGCTGCTGGGGGTCAGCCGCAAGCGGTTCATCGGCACCATCGGCGCGGCCGAGGTGGCGGCGGAGCGGATGCCGGGCAGCCTCGCGCTGGCCGTGCTTGCCGCCGGGCAGGGGGTGCAGCTATTACGGGTGCACGATGCGCGGGAGACCCGGCAGGGCCTGAGGCTCGCCGCCGCGCAGTGGGGCATGTGAGGGGGCCGAGATGGGCAGGACGCTGTTTGGAACCGACGGGGTGCGCGGCAAGGCCAACGAGGCGCCGATGACCGCCGAGATGGCGCTGAAGCTGGGCGCGGCGGCGGGCCGCTACTTTCGCCGCGACGGCTCCAACGGCCACCGGGTGGTGATCGGCAAGGACACGCGGCTCTCGGGCTACATGTTCGAGAACGCGCTGACGGCGGGGCTCACCTCCACGGGGATGAACGTGCTGCTGCTCGGCCCGGTGCCGACGCCGGCGGTGGGCTACCTGACCAGCTCGATGCGCGCCGACCTGGGGATCATGATCTCCGCCTCGCACAACCCGGCCCATGACAACGGGATCAAGTTCTTCGGGCCGGACGGGTTCAAGCTTTCGGACGAGGCCGAGGAGGAGATCGAGAGGCTGGTGGAGCGCGGCGTGGAGCCGGCGGCGGCCGACAACATCGGCCGGGCCCGGCGGATCGACGACGGGCGCTTCCGCTATGTCGAGCGCGCCAAGGCGAGCTTTCCGGTCGGGGCCTCGCTGGCCGGGCTGAAGGTGGTGGTGGATTGCGCCAATGGCGCGGCCTACCGGACCGCGCCCGAGGTGCTCTGGGAGCTGGGCGCCGAGGTGGTGCCGCTGGGCGTGTCGCCCAATGGGTACAACATCAACGACAACTGCGGCTCGACCTCGCCCCAGGCGGCGGCGGCGGCGGCGGTGGCCCATGGGGCCGACGTGGGCATCTGCCTGGATGGCGACGCCGACCGGGTGATGATCATCGACGAGACCGGCGCGATTGCCGACGGCGACCAGGTGATGGCGCTTCTGGCGGCGCGCTGGGGCGACTTGGGCCTGCTGAAGGGCGGCGCCCTGGTGGCCACGGTGATGAGCAACCTCGGGCTGGAGCGGTTTCTGGAAGGGCGCGGCCTGCGGCTGGAGCGCACCGGCGTGGGCGACCGCTACGTGGTGGAGCGGATGCGTGCGGGCGGGTTCAACCTGGGCGGCGAGCAGTCGGG encodes:
- a CDS encoding L,D-transpeptidase, giving the protein MISRRRLLAGSAALAAAPAISWAEEIDPMSASRQQQVRRNASSFSSQDWRNHFSELGKASIVCDTISRALHFWSGDGSVYKVYPTSVPMTDDLKRTGYTEVVRKKVGPDWTPTPSMMKRDPSLHYMPPGPDNPLGTHAMYLGWPAYLIHGTHDTRKIGRRSSSGCIGTYNELIAELFELTPIGAQVRVI
- a CDS encoding dihydroneopterin aldolase, with amino-acid sequence MDETGLAFSVHAPRDVIALRELYRDVEIGAFADERGLVQKLCFEVHAEVTGEPAGDDVDRVVSYDTLIGAVDASLAEGRVDLLETLVDRIAARVFSEPRVARMAVRIDKLERGAFVLGVEALRVRGEVEPVALPAAVPEVCLMVLGSAVPPAEGPVLYVVTPGYVPKARGEEAKGRVMLLAMEQAAWIAAEAVEGARVVASRTEIGFCAAQGIPAFWAPSRLVLAAVEPPEPRPEALADWIARELAK
- the folP gene encoding dihydropteroate synthase, whose product is MRYVRPLVQVDPARPEGAVTLAGGWCWFDRVEVLSREAPPAVLPVQALTAQELAPLTAPRAPVAGLSMDAPRVMAILNLTPDSFSDGGSHFGREVEDGLALAAEADLLDIGGESTRPGAEEVSIEEETRRVVPVIAALRESGCGTPISVDTRKGEVARTALSAGADMINDVSAMLFDPGIARVTAEAGVPICLMHAQGRPETMQDDPRYTDVLLDVYDHLAARVAAAEAAGIDRARIVVDPGIGFGKRLEHNLALLGRLSLFHGLGCPVLLGVSRKRFIGTIGAAEVAAERMPGSLALAVLAAGQGVQLLRVHDARETRQGLRLAAAQWGM
- the glmM gene encoding phosphoglucosamine mutase translates to MGRTLFGTDGVRGKANEAPMTAEMALKLGAAAGRYFRRDGSNGHRVVIGKDTRLSGYMFENALTAGLTSTGMNVLLLGPVPTPAVGYLTSSMRADLGIMISASHNPAHDNGIKFFGPDGFKLSDEAEEEIERLVERGVEPAAADNIGRARRIDDGRFRYVERAKASFPVGASLAGLKVVVDCANGAAYRTAPEVLWELGAEVVPLGVSPNGYNINDNCGSTSPQAAAAAAVAHGADVGICLDGDADRVMIIDETGAIADGDQVMALLAARWGDLGLLKGGALVATVMSNLGLERFLEGRGLRLERTGVGDRYVVERMRAGGFNLGGEQSGHIVMTDYATTGDGLLAGIQFLAAMVATGQRASALARSFEPVPQMLKNVRYAAGQDPLEAAQVKARLEAAEAELAGKGRLLIRKSGTEPLIRVMAECEDEGLLKRVVDGIVAEVEAASAA